A region from the Enterobacter roggenkampii genome encodes:
- the ytfE gene encoding iron-sulfur cluster repair protein YtfE, translating into MAFRDQPLGELALSIPRASALFRKYDMDYCCGGKQTLARAALRKELNVEVIEAELAKLAEQPVDKDWRTAPLAEIIDHIIVRYHDRHREQLPELILQATKVERVHADKPSVPRGLAKYLTLLHEELSSHMMKEEQILFPMIKQGMGSQAMGPISVMESEHDDAGELLEVIKHTTHNVTPPPEACTTWKAMYNGINEMIDDLMEHISLENNVLFPRALAGE; encoded by the coding sequence ATGGCCTTTCGCGACCAACCCCTGGGCGAGCTGGCGCTCTCCATTCCTCGCGCTTCTGCGCTGTTTCGCAAATACGATATGGACTACTGCTGCGGCGGTAAGCAAACCCTGGCACGGGCGGCCTTACGCAAAGAGCTGAACGTTGAGGTGATTGAAGCCGAGCTGGCGAAGCTGGCCGAGCAGCCCGTCGACAAAGACTGGCGAACCGCTCCGCTCGCAGAAATCATCGACCACATCATCGTGCGTTACCATGACCGTCACCGTGAACAGCTGCCGGAGTTGATCCTGCAGGCGACCAAAGTCGAGCGCGTGCATGCCGACAAACCTTCCGTTCCGCGCGGTCTGGCGAAATACCTGACCCTGCTGCACGAAGAGCTTTCCAGCCACATGATGAAAGAAGAGCAGATCCTCTTCCCGATGATTAAACAGGGAATGGGAAGCCAGGCGATGGGGCCCATCAGCGTGATGGAAAGCGAGCATGATGACGCGGGCGAACTGCTGGAAGTGATCAAACACACCACCCACAACGTCACGCCGCCGCCAGAAGCGTGCACAACGTGGAAAGCGATGTACAACGGCATTAACGAGATGATTGACGACCTGATGGAACACATCAGTCTTGAGAACAACGTTCTGTTCCCGCGGGCACTAGCGGGGGAATAA